A window of Etheostoma spectabile isolate EspeVRDwgs_2016 chromosome 18, UIUC_Espe_1.0, whole genome shotgun sequence contains these coding sequences:
- the htr1e gene encoding 5-hydroxytryptamine receptor 1E, with the protein MDKESYPGWSARPNITNCTVPPASSRQAIQFTDGIAVVVFVLSLLTFLTALINAAVIVAICTTKKLHLPANYLICSLAVTDFLVALLVMPISILYITMETWSLGQVVCELWLSVDMTCCTCSILHLCVIALDRYWAITKAIEYARKRSARRAAIMVGIVWVISVLISMPPLFWRQRPSSGSLKQCIIEHDHLGYTIYSTLGAFYIPMFIILILYYRIYNAAKTLYQKRGSSRHLSSRSLGSQNSGEHCRVSHTFCLSDLSNSDPMLATDKLNTTIRISSLETDMDGQDEKNQICTSRERKAARILGLILGAFIICWLPFFSKEVLVGLQMVQPSPLLSDFLTWLGYINSLINPLLYTSFNDDFKMAFKKLLKRKEHA; encoded by the coding sequence ATGGACAAGGAAAGCTACCCAGGGTGGAGCGCCCGACCCAACATCACAAACTGCACCGTCCCACCTGCCAGCAGCCGGCAGGCAATCCAATTCACAGACGGGATCGCGGTGGTGGTTTTTGTTCTCAGCCTCCTTACCTTCCTCACTGCGCTCATTAATGCCGCTGTCATCGTCGCCATCTGCACCACCAAGAAGCTCCACCTGCCCGCCAACTACCTCATCTGCTCTCTAGCCGTCACTGACTTCCTGGTGGCGCTCCTCGTGATGCCCATAAGCATCCTCTACATCACAATGGAGACATGGTCCCTGGGTCAGGTGGTGTGCGAGTTGTGGTTGAGCGTGGACATGACCTGCTGCACCTGCTCCATCCTGCACCTGTGCGTCATTGCCCTGGACAGGTACTGGGCCATCACCAAAGCTATCGAGTATGCTCGCAAGAGGTCAGCCCGCCGCGCAGCCATCATGGTGGGAATAGTCTGGgtcatttcagttttaatatCCATGCCACCCTTATTCTGGAGGCAGAGGCCAAGCAGCGGCAGCCTCAAACAGTGCATCATAGAGCATGATCACCTGGGATACACTATATACTCTACTTTGGGGGCATTTTACATTCCCATGTTCATCATTCTTATCTTATACTACAGGATTTACAATGCCGCAAAAACTCTTTACCAGAAGCGTGGCTCTTCTCGCCACCTCAGCAGCCGCAGCCTGGGCAGTCAGAACTCTGGAGAACATTGCCGTGTTTCCCACACATTTTGTCTGTCAGACTTGTCCAACTCAGATCCCATGCTGGCTACTGACAAACTCAACACTACCATCCGCATCTCATCCCTTGAGACAGACATGGACGGGCAGGATGAGAAGAACCAAATATGTACCTCACGTGAGAGGAAAGCAGCTCGAATCCTCGGCCTCATCCTCGGGGCCTTCATCATCTGCTGGCTGCCTTTCTTTTCAAAGGAGGTCCTAGTGGGTCTGCAAATGGTACAGCCTTCTCCGCTTTTATCAGACTTCCTGACATGGCTGGGTTATATCAACTCTCTCATTAATCCCCTGCTGTACACCAGCTTCAATGACGATTTCAAAATGGCTTTTAAAAAGCTACTCAAGAGAAAAGAGCATGCATAG